Proteins encoded together in one Schumannella luteola window:
- a CDS encoding MFS transporter: protein MTDPTAASNPGAAASAGTAASTTAKPRVPAWRNATFAIFAANGFAMATWVARIPAVRDDLGIDPARVGVLIAGLSAGAIIGLLSSSHVLALLGGRRSLHAALVIQAVGLVVIGLGAEALHSFPIAFVGLLIFGFSSSICDVGMNVEGSLIEHREKRTLLPLMHAAWSLGTVTGGGVAALVAQFDVVLSVHLSVAAVIVAIAGLILPRFIPKHHEDPTGEPTEKSTLRDRLSIWLEPRTLAIGLILLGMAFAEGSANDWLALAMVDDRGLDHAEGAAMFTIFTVAMTIGRVGGTIVVNRIGRVPALIGSAVLAIVGLVTVILIDNPVTTIVGIVLWGIGASLGFPLGMSAAADDPKKAAARVSAVATVGYFAFLVGPPVIGIIGDSIGLLNALLLVVGLIVIAAIASPAARESGVRARAGKVAGTDAAESGSSGTASGTGSSGTASGTGSSGSGGAAS, encoded by the coding sequence ATGACCGACCCCACCGCCGCATCGAACCCGGGCGCCGCCGCATCCGCCGGCACCGCCGCATCCACCACCGCGAAGCCCCGCGTGCCCGCCTGGCGCAACGCGACCTTCGCGATCTTCGCGGCGAACGGCTTCGCGATGGCCACCTGGGTGGCGCGCATCCCCGCCGTGCGCGACGACCTCGGCATCGACCCCGCGCGCGTGGGCGTGCTCATCGCCGGCCTCAGCGCCGGCGCGATCATCGGCCTGCTCTCGTCGAGCCACGTGCTCGCCCTGCTGGGCGGACGCCGCTCGCTGCACGCGGCCCTCGTCATCCAGGCCGTCGGCCTCGTCGTGATCGGGCTCGGCGCCGAGGCGCTGCACAGCTTCCCGATCGCGTTCGTCGGCCTGCTGATCTTCGGCTTCAGCTCGTCCATCTGCGACGTCGGCATGAACGTCGAGGGATCGCTCATCGAGCACCGCGAGAAGCGCACCCTGCTGCCGCTCATGCACGCCGCCTGGAGCCTCGGCACCGTCACCGGCGGCGGTGTGGCCGCGCTCGTCGCGCAGTTCGACGTCGTGCTGTCGGTGCACCTCAGCGTCGCGGCGGTCATCGTCGCGATCGCGGGGCTGATCCTGCCGCGCTTCATCCCGAAGCACCATGAGGACCCGACGGGCGAGCCGACCGAGAAGTCGACTCTGCGCGACCGCCTCTCGATCTGGCTCGAACCGCGCACCCTCGCGATCGGTCTCATCCTGCTCGGCATGGCCTTCGCCGAGGGCAGCGCCAACGACTGGCTCGCGCTCGCGATGGTCGACGACCGCGGACTCGATCACGCCGAAGGCGCCGCGATGTTCACGATCTTCACCGTCGCGATGACGATCGGACGTGTCGGCGGCACGATCGTCGTCAACCGCATCGGCCGCGTGCCCGCGCTGATCGGCTCGGCCGTGCTCGCGATCGTCGGACTGGTGACGGTCATCCTCATCGACAACCCGGTCACGACGATCGTCGGCATCGTGCTCTGGGGCATCGGCGCCTCGCTCGGATTCCCGCTCGGGATGTCGGCGGCCGCCGACGACCCGAAGAAGGCGGCGGCTCGCGTGAGCGCGGTCGCGACCGTCGGCTACTTCGCGTTCCTCGTCGGCCCGCCGGTCATCGGCATCATCGGCGACTCGATCGGACTGCTCAACGCGCTGCTGCTCGTCGTCGGACTCATCGTGATCGCCGCGATCGCCTCCCCCGCCGCCCGCGAGTCGGGCGTGCGGGCGCGGGCCGGCAAGGTCGCGGGGACGGATGCTGCGGAATCCGGCAGCTCTGGCACGGCATCGGGTACGGGCAGCTCCGGCACGGCATCGGGTACGGGCAGCTCCGGATCGGGCGGCGCGGCGTCCTGA
- a CDS encoding phage holin family protein, translating to MSLPPQQPGQPVNPEYGRQPDPQQVPPGGGQSQQPSPWTPEAQNGGPQQAWDPAAQQQRDAQQQWMAQQQARTPQSAPGQAAPGQSWSPQPNRGIQQNWQGQLGQQPTPQQARPQQVPPPQQSWSQQHGAPQPGAQQQVWPPQAAPLPAAQPPAGPPQPISMSFGGGAGLVKGVGIGCLVVVALCAVQIVLDLVKNDPSWVALTIVGVLVGLFGVLCLMGVRNIRGAGLAIGPDGIQATLQGKTVRIAWHEIAYVGISITSSGFDGPGAPPVPSRFRGRSIIRIRLAGTTPGFTDRPDMKFLVTNDEQEPYTHKLPIAKAGALGDDRFGFIDPVARALAGFGGPRFTGVEQKRVAVGRYS from the coding sequence GTGTCCCTGCCCCCGCAGCAGCCCGGCCAGCCCGTCAACCCGGAGTACGGGCGTCAGCCCGATCCGCAGCAGGTCCCGCCCGGCGGAGGGCAGTCGCAGCAGCCTTCGCCGTGGACGCCGGAGGCTCAGAACGGCGGTCCGCAGCAGGCCTGGGACCCGGCGGCGCAGCAGCAGCGGGATGCGCAGCAGCAGTGGATGGCGCAGCAGCAGGCCCGGACACCGCAGTCCGCACCCGGGCAGGCCGCACCCGGGCAGAGCTGGTCCCCGCAGCCGAACCGGGGCATCCAGCAGAACTGGCAGGGGCAGCTCGGGCAGCAGCCGACACCGCAGCAGGCGCGGCCACAGCAGGTCCCGCCGCCGCAGCAGAGCTGGTCACAGCAACACGGCGCACCCCAGCCCGGCGCACAGCAGCAGGTCTGGCCGCCGCAGGCCGCGCCGCTGCCGGCCGCACAGCCGCCCGCCGGCCCTCCGCAGCCGATCAGCATGTCGTTCGGCGGAGGCGCTGGGCTCGTCAAGGGCGTCGGCATCGGATGTCTCGTCGTCGTCGCACTCTGCGCCGTGCAGATCGTGCTCGACCTGGTGAAGAACGACCCGAGCTGGGTCGCCCTGACGATCGTCGGAGTGCTCGTCGGACTCTTCGGCGTGCTGTGCCTGATGGGCGTGCGCAACATCCGCGGCGCCGGGCTCGCCATCGGACCCGACGGCATCCAGGCGACGCTGCAGGGGAAGACGGTGCGCATCGCCTGGCACGAGATCGCCTACGTCGGCATCTCGATCACGTCGTCCGGCTTTGACGGGCCGGGTGCCCCGCCGGTGCCGAGCCGGTTCCGCGGGCGATCGATCATCCGCATCCGCCTCGCCGGAACCACCCCGGGCTTCACCGACCGGCCCGACATGAAGTTCCTCGTCACGAACGACGAGCAGGAGCCGTACACGCACAAGCTCCCGATCGCGAAGGCCGGCGCGCTCGGCGACGACCGCTTCGGGTTCATCGACCCGGTCGCGCGCGCTCTCGCCGGCTTCGGCGGCCCGCGCTTCACCGGAGTCGAGCAGAAGCGCGTGGCGGTGGGCCGCTACAGCTGA
- the nucS gene encoding endonuclease NucS translates to MRLVVARCSVDYAGRLSAHLPLATRLLLLKSDGSVLVHSDSLSYKPLNWMSPPCALTIDEVDEERAAAGVSEIWRVTHAKTADLLVISIHEILHDSQHELGVDPGLQKDGVEADLQRLLADQIELLGEGHTLVRREYMTAIGPVDILARDAAGKSVAVEIKRRGDIDGVEQLTRYLELMNRDPLLAPVAGVFAAQEIKPQARVLAEDRGIRCLVLDYDAMRGLDDHLARLF, encoded by the coding sequence GTGCGTCTCGTCGTTGCCCGCTGCTCGGTCGACTACGCCGGCCGACTCAGCGCCCACCTCCCCCTCGCGACCCGCCTGCTGCTGCTGAAGAGCGATGGCAGCGTGCTCGTGCACTCCGACTCGCTGAGCTACAAGCCGCTGAACTGGATGAGCCCGCCGTGCGCCCTCACCATCGACGAGGTGGATGAGGAGCGCGCCGCCGCCGGCGTCAGCGAGATCTGGCGGGTCACCCACGCGAAGACCGCCGACCTGCTGGTGATCTCGATCCATGAGATCCTGCACGACTCGCAGCACGAGCTCGGCGTCGACCCCGGCCTGCAGAAGGACGGCGTCGAGGCCGACCTGCAGCGCCTGCTCGCCGACCAGATCGAGCTGCTCGGCGAGGGCCACACGCTCGTGCGCCGCGAGTACATGACGGCGATCGGGCCGGTCGACATCCTCGCCCGGGATGCCGCGGGCAAGTCGGTCGCGGTCGAGATCAAGCGCCGCGGCGACATCGACGGGGTCGAGCAGCTCACCCGCTACCTCGAGCTGATGAACCGCGACCCGCTGCTCGCGCCCGTCGCCGGCGTCTTCGCCGCGCAGGAGATCAAGCCGCAGGCGCGCGTGCTCGCGGAAGACCGCGGCATCCGCTGCCTCGTGCTCGACTACGACGCGATGCGTGGACTCGACGACCACCTCGCCCGGCTGTTCTGA
- a CDS encoding DUF427 domain-containing protein, translated as MRRPVPEKPGPGQESVWDYPRPPRVEHVDRRVTIDLGGERIVDTRDVVRVLETSHPPVFYVRFADVADGVVQPAAGASMCEFKGSARYFSLTAGGVTAERAAWNYPNPFPGYEILADRLAIYPEAMEACMVDGERVISQPGGFYGGWITSDVVGPFKGIPGSLGW; from the coding sequence ATGCGCCGCCCCGTCCCCGAGAAGCCCGGACCCGGCCAGGAGTCGGTGTGGGACTACCCCCGTCCGCCTCGCGTCGAGCACGTCGACCGGCGTGTGACGATCGACCTCGGCGGCGAGCGGATCGTCGACACGCGCGACGTCGTCCGGGTGCTCGAGACGAGCCATCCGCCCGTCTTCTACGTGCGGTTCGCCGATGTCGCCGACGGCGTCGTGCAGCCAGCGGCGGGGGCGTCGATGTGCGAGTTCAAGGGATCCGCGCGCTACTTCAGCCTCACCGCCGGCGGCGTCACCGCCGAGCGCGCCGCGTGGAACTACCCGAACCCGTTCCCCGGCTACGAGATCCTCGCCGACCGCCTCGCCATCTACCCCGAGGCCATGGAGGCGTGCATGGTCGACGGCGAGCGCGTCATCTCCCAGCCCGGCGGCTTCTACGGCGGCTGGATCACCTCGGATGTGGTGGGCCCCTTCAAGGGGATCCCCGGCTCGCTCGGCTGGTAG
- a CDS encoding APC family permease — protein MAWRVKSVEASVADSDDGERSLKRSLGTWDLALMGVAVAVGAGIFSVGAQAAASFAGPSVIISFVLAAITCGLAIMCYAEFASTVPVAGSAYTFTYATLGEPIAWIIAWDLILEMFTAAAVLAKYWGVYLAEALKSIGLPFASTFKIGDLEVSWPAFVVVAVFTALLALGTKLTTRVGAVFTVIKVAIVIFVIVVGFFFVKAANYSPFIPPAKPTEGGSGDVWTQSLFSFVSGSAPAQYGVFGLLAAASLVFFAFIGFDVVATSAEEVKKPQRTLPRGIFLGLGIVSLLYVLVSIVLTGMVPYTELAKSDAPSLATAFQLVGQPWAAAVISFGALAGLTTVIMVLLLGLSRIVFALSRDGLLPRWLSKTSSRKTPVRTIVIGGALVALTAAFFDVGLLEEMINIGTLSAFVLVSIAVIVLRRTRPDLTRGFRVPLSPVLPILSAALCLWLMFNLTTLTWVRFLIWLVVGLVVYVLYGRRKSRVGAELRAAGLRAEASPKLD, from the coding sequence ATGGCGTGGCGCGTGAAATCGGTGGAGGCCTCAGTCGCCGACTCGGACGACGGCGAGCGCAGTCTCAAGCGCAGCCTCGGCACCTGGGATCTGGCGCTGATGGGCGTCGCGGTCGCGGTCGGCGCGGGCATCTTCAGCGTCGGCGCGCAGGCCGCGGCGAGCTTCGCCGGACCGAGCGTGATCATCAGCTTCGTGCTCGCCGCCATCACCTGCGGCCTGGCGATCATGTGCTACGCCGAGTTCGCCTCGACGGTGCCGGTCGCCGGCAGCGCGTACACCTTCACCTACGCGACGCTCGGCGAGCCGATCGCGTGGATCATCGCCTGGGATCTGATCCTCGAGATGTTCACCGCCGCGGCCGTGCTCGCGAAGTACTGGGGCGTGTACCTCGCCGAGGCGCTGAAGTCGATCGGGCTGCCGTTCGCCTCCACGTTCAAGATCGGCGATCTCGAGGTGAGCTGGCCGGCCTTCGTCGTCGTCGCCGTGTTCACGGCGCTGCTCGCGCTCGGCACGAAGCTCACGACCCGCGTCGGCGCCGTGTTCACGGTCATCAAGGTCGCGATCGTCATCTTCGTGATCGTGGTCGGCTTCTTCTTCGTCAAGGCCGCCAACTACAGCCCGTTCATCCCGCCGGCGAAGCCCACCGAGGGCGGCAGCGGGGATGTCTGGACCCAGTCGCTGTTCTCCTTCGTCAGCGGCTCGGCGCCCGCGCAGTACGGCGTCTTCGGTCTGCTGGCTGCGGCATCCCTCGTCTTCTTCGCCTTCATCGGCTTCGACGTGGTCGCGACGAGCGCCGAGGAGGTGAAGAAGCCGCAGCGCACCCTGCCGCGCGGCATCTTCCTGGGGCTCGGCATCGTGAGCCTGCTGTACGTGCTCGTGTCGATCGTGCTGACCGGCATGGTGCCCTACACCGAGCTGGCGAAGTCGGATGCGCCGTCGCTCGCGACGGCTTTCCAGCTCGTCGGCCAGCCGTGGGCCGCCGCGGTGATCTCCTTCGGCGCCCTCGCCGGACTCACGACCGTGATCATGGTGCTGCTGCTCGGCCTCTCGCGCATCGTCTTCGCGCTCAGCCGCGACGGACTGTTGCCGCGCTGGCTGTCGAAGACCTCGTCGCGCAAGACGCCGGTGCGCACGATCGTGATCGGCGGCGCCCTCGTCGCCCTCACTGCCGCGTTCTTCGACGTGGGGCTGCTCGAGGAGATGATCAACATCGGCACGCTCTCCGCGTTCGTGCTGGTGAGCATCGCCGTGATCGTGCTGCGTCGCACGCGGCCCGATCTGACGCGCGGCTTCCGGGTGCCGCTGTCGCCGGTGCTGCCCATCCTCTCGGCCGCCCTGTGCCTGTGGCTCATGTTCAACCTGACCACGCTGACCTGGGTGCGGTTCCTGATCTGGCTCGTCGTCGGGCTCGTGGTCTACGTGCTCTACGGCCGCCGCAAGTCGCGCGTCGGCGCGGAGCTGCGGGCGGCCGGTCTGCGCGCGGAGGCGTCGCCGAAGCTCGACTGA
- a CDS encoding HAD hydrolase-like protein → MSISPYSAVLFDLDGTIADSAPGITASLAWTYEQLGRPVPTPAELMKWVGPPILDSFREYMGLDEAGARDALAIYRPHYVAHGVNDATIFPGVERVLRAIKAAGLPLSLATSKPEGPARAILDGFGITDLFDEIAGASEDETRSAKADVVEEALRRLTADGFDVSRPVLVGDRSHDIEGAAAHGVPTILVTWGYGAPAEQAGAVAVADDADALLSALGLVEDRAA, encoded by the coding sequence ATGAGCATCTCCCCGTACTCCGCCGTGCTGTTCGACCTCGACGGCACGATCGCCGACTCGGCCCCCGGCATCACCGCCTCGCTCGCCTGGACCTACGAGCAGCTCGGCCGCCCCGTGCCGACGCCGGCCGAGCTGATGAAGTGGGTGGGTCCGCCCATCCTCGACTCGTTTCGCGAGTACATGGGGCTGGACGAGGCGGGCGCCCGCGACGCCCTCGCGATCTACCGCCCGCACTACGTGGCGCACGGCGTGAACGACGCGACGATCTTCCCCGGCGTCGAGCGCGTGCTGCGCGCGATCAAGGCCGCCGGCCTGCCGCTGTCGCTCGCGACGTCGAAGCCCGAGGGGCCGGCCCGCGCGATCCTCGACGGCTTCGGCATCACCGACCTCTTCGACGAGATCGCCGGCGCGAGCGAAGACGAGACGCGCAGCGCGAAGGCGGATGTGGTGGAGGAGGCCCTGCGCCGCCTCACCGCCGACGGCTTCGACGTGAGCCGTCCCGTGCTCGTCGGCGACCGCTCGCACGACATCGAGGGCGCGGCCGCGCACGGCGTTCCGACGATCCTCGTCACCTGGGGCTACGGAGCTCCGGCCGAGCAGGCGGGCGCCGTCGCGGTGGCGGACGACGCGGATGCCCTGCTCTCGGCCCTCGGACTCGTCGAGGATCGCGCGGCCTGA
- a CDS encoding MarR family transcriptional regulator, which produces MTSSSSASAASTSSQSSPAGATGAANVAPAEFDDPLTLDRQLCFALVAAARSVVAVYGPALEPLGLTHPQYLVMLALWERSPRTLRDLASTLRLESATLSPLVKRLEQAGLVERRRDPADERALAVSLTDAGVALRRKAEKVPGRVVESLGMSVEQLTGVRDALTGLLAGIDR; this is translated from the coding sequence GTGACCTCGTCCTCATCGGCGAGCGCAGCATCCACCTCGTCGCAGTCGAGCCCCGCTGGCGCCACCGGTGCGGCGAACGTCGCCCCGGCCGAGTTCGACGACCCGCTCACGCTCGACCGCCAGCTCTGCTTCGCGCTCGTCGCCGCGGCGCGCAGCGTGGTCGCCGTCTACGGTCCGGCGCTCGAGCCGCTCGGACTCACGCATCCGCAGTACCTCGTCATGCTCGCGCTCTGGGAGCGCAGCCCCCGCACCCTGCGCGACCTCGCCTCCACGCTGCGGCTCGAGTCGGCGACGCTGAGCCCGCTCGTCAAGCGCCTCGAGCAGGCCGGACTCGTCGAGCGCCGCCGCGACCCCGCCGATGAACGGGCGCTCGCGGTGTCGCTGACGGATGCGGGGGTCGCGCTGCGTCGGAAAGCCGAGAAGGTTCCGGGGCGCGTCGTCGAGAGCCTCGGCATGAGCGTCGAGCAGCTCACCGGGGTGCGCGACGCCCTGACCGGCTTGCTCGCCGGCATCGACCGCTGA
- a CDS encoding NAD(P)/FAD-dependent oxidoreductase, giving the protein MSETDVERVPEPDEAGARSRAREAAGRAGSVALGAARTAGRRVAEAAGAGGDPDADVDHGRAALDPSADVDVLVVGGGPVGLVAAIEARLAGLTVAIAEPRGARGGVGAASDADRPAAPAGAGALDADPMAATDTGGPPPTPPGSPPASLPAEIVSDLGVTGAGDPIDKACGEGLMPGALPLLGRLGVAPHGLALRGVRYSDGIRSVEHRFREGAAVGLGVRRTELHRALAERAAGLGVTRIAAKVDALAQDSTGVTAAGIRASWLVAADGLHSTIAREVGLARPAPRRRRRYGLRRHARVTPWSELIEVHWTPRAEIYVTPVDDRLVGIAVLARQGVGFDEALAEAPELVARLGDVEWADEVMGAGPFRQRTRRRVAGRVLLVGDASGYVDAITGEGLRLGFDQARAAVKRIRSGDAVHYEADWFHVTRAFRRVTGLLAWAATVPALRRRIVPLAASRPAWFGRVVDRLAR; this is encoded by the coding sequence ATGAGCGAGACGGATGTCGAGCGGGTTCCGGAGCCGGATGAGGCCGGCGCTCGATCGCGCGCTCGGGAGGCTGCGGGCCGCGCGGGCAGCGTCGCGCTCGGCGCCGCGCGGACGGCGGGTCGGCGGGTCGCCGAGGCCGCGGGGGCCGGCGGAGACCCTGATGCCGATGTCGATCACGGGCGAGCTGCGCTCGACCCGAGCGCCGACGTCGATGTGCTCGTGGTGGGCGGCGGTCCGGTCGGACTCGTCGCCGCGATCGAGGCGCGCCTCGCCGGGCTGACCGTCGCGATCGCGGAGCCGCGCGGCGCCCGAGGCGGCGTCGGCGCGGCGTCCGACGCCGACCGACCCGCGGCGCCCGCGGGTGCCGGGGCCCTCGATGCCGATCCGATGGCGGCGACGGACACCGGTGGGCCGCCCCCGACGCCACCCGGATCGCCGCCCGCATCCCTGCCCGCCGAGATCGTGTCGGATCTCGGCGTCACCGGCGCCGGCGATCCCATCGACAAGGCCTGCGGCGAGGGGCTCATGCCGGGCGCGCTCCCGCTGCTCGGACGCCTCGGCGTCGCCCCGCACGGCCTTGCCCTGCGCGGCGTGCGCTACTCCGACGGCATCCGCTCGGTCGAGCACCGCTTCCGCGAGGGCGCCGCGGTCGGCCTCGGCGTGCGCCGCACCGAGCTGCATCGCGCCCTCGCCGAGCGCGCCGCCGGGCTCGGCGTCACGCGCATCGCGGCGAAGGTGGATGCGCTGGCTCAGGACTCGACGGGCGTCACCGCCGCCGGCATCCGCGCCAGCTGGCTCGTGGCCGCCGACGGACTGCACTCGACGATCGCCCGCGAGGTCGGGCTCGCGCGTCCGGCTCCTCGGCGGCGTCGCCGCTACGGGCTGCGACGGCACGCGCGCGTCACCCCGTGGAGCGAGCTCATCGAGGTGCACTGGACCCCGCGCGCCGAGATCTACGTCACGCCCGTCGACGACCGGCTCGTCGGCATCGCCGTGCTCGCGCGGCAGGGCGTCGGCTTCGACGAGGCGCTCGCCGAGGCGCCCGAGCTCGTCGCCCGTCTCGGCGACGTCGAGTGGGCCGACGAGGTCATGGGGGCCGGGCCGTTCCGGCAGCGTACGCGGCGACGTGTCGCCGGGCGGGTGCTGCTCGTCGGCGACGCCTCCGGCTACGTGGATGCGATCACCGGCGAGGGCCTGCGCCTCGGCTTCGACCAGGCGCGCGCGGCCGTGAAGCGCATCCGGTCGGGCGATGCGGTGCACTACGAGGCGGACTGGTTCCACGTGACGCGCGCCTTCCGTCGCGTCACCGGACTGCTCGCCTGGGCCGCGACCGTGCCGGCGCTGCGGCGGCGCATCGTGCCGCTCGCCGCATCCCGCCCCGCCTGGTTCGGACGCGTCGTCGACCGCCTCGCCCGCTGA
- a CDS encoding type III polyketide synthase — MSRIVAVAPVLPAHSAAQSEITAELVRAIGLDDPVLRTERAVFERMHAGTGIRTRHTVLPIERYADLGGFDATNRVWLDAGAELGERAVRAALADAGLEPTDVDHFFFTSVTGAAAPSIDAVLAGRLGFRRDLKRIPSFGLGCVAGAAGLARAHDYLAGHPEGVAVVLAVELCSLTLQRDDRSVANAVATGLFGDGAAAVVLVGDAWAPAAPASIRSAVDATPPATVPTIVDSLSSLYPDSEGVLGFELGGTGFRIVLTAEVAGAIDANFAADVDALLGRNGLARSDVSTWVAHAGGPRVLEAFAHALTLPDGALDTAWSSLRETGNLSSASVLHVLARTPAQPAGTVGLLFALGPGVTSEIVLLRWDAAPRGRSAPSETTDATEAAAAAGVLA, encoded by the coding sequence ATGTCGCGCATCGTGGCGGTCGCCCCGGTTCTGCCCGCCCACTCGGCGGCGCAGTCCGAGATCACGGCTGAGCTCGTGCGCGCGATCGGACTCGACGATCCGGTGCTGCGTACCGAGAGGGCCGTGTTCGAGCGGATGCACGCCGGCACCGGCATCCGCACCCGCCACACGGTGCTGCCGATCGAGCGCTACGCCGACCTCGGCGGCTTCGACGCCACGAACCGGGTCTGGCTGGATGCGGGCGCCGAGCTGGGCGAACGCGCCGTGCGGGCGGCGCTCGCCGACGCGGGGCTCGAGCCGACCGACGTCGACCACTTCTTCTTCACCTCGGTGACCGGTGCGGCCGCCCCGTCGATCGACGCGGTGCTCGCGGGGCGTCTCGGGTTCCGCCGCGACTTGAAGCGCATCCCCTCGTTCGGGCTCGGCTGCGTCGCCGGAGCCGCCGGACTCGCCCGTGCCCACGACTACCTGGCCGGGCATCCCGAGGGCGTCGCGGTCGTGCTCGCCGTCGAGCTGTGCTCGCTCACCCTGCAGCGCGACGACCGCAGCGTCGCGAACGCGGTCGCGACGGGGTTGTTCGGAGACGGAGCCGCGGCCGTCGTGCTGGTGGGGGATGCGTGGGCGCCGGCAGCGCCGGCATCCATCCGATCCGCCGTCGACGCGACGCCGCCCGCGACCGTGCCGACGATCGTCGACTCGCTCAGCTCGCTCTACCCCGACAGTGAGGGCGTGCTCGGCTTCGAGCTGGGCGGCACCGGCTTCCGCATCGTGCTGACCGCCGAGGTCGCGGGCGCGATCGACGCGAACTTCGCCGCCGACGTGGATGCGCTGCTCGGCCGCAACGGCCTCGCGCGCTCCGATGTCTCGACCTGGGTCGCCCATGCCGGCGGACCCCGCGTGCTCGAGGCCTTCGCCCACGCGCTCACCCTGCCCGACGGCGCCCTCGACACGGCCTGGTCATCGCTGCGCGAGACCGGCAACCTCTCGTCGGCATCGGTGCTGCACGTGCTCGCGCGCACCCCCGCGCAGCCGGCCGGCACGGTCGGACTGCTGTTCGCGCTCGGCCCCGGCGTCACGAGCGAGATCGTGCTGCTGCGCTGGGATGCGGCTCCGCGCGGGCGGAGCGCACCGTCGGAGACGACGGACGCGACCGAGGCCGCGGCGGCGGCAGGAGTGCTCGCGTGA
- a CDS encoding TetR/AcrR family transcriptional regulator, giving the protein MSSEERRAQILAASIAVFGAKGYDGATTDDLAQAAGVSQAYVVRMFGSKQGLFLAAFEAVAQRLETDFRAALAEADATLPSGADAAQRIHARKEAMSVAYLRLLGERGLHLTMLQAFLRGGDPVIGPVARASFGRIWRFIREEAGFDAEFGKEFLSYGMLLNTLIGLRMLDSDGSGPADELLAMCFPDLDAVAGVVPRADERW; this is encoded by the coding sequence ATGAGCTCGGAGGAGCGCCGCGCGCAGATCCTCGCCGCCTCGATCGCCGTGTTCGGCGCGAAGGGCTACGACGGCGCCACGACCGACGATCTCGCGCAGGCCGCCGGCGTCAGCCAGGCCTACGTGGTGCGCATGTTCGGCTCGAAGCAGGGCCTGTTCCTCGCAGCCTTCGAGGCCGTCGCCCAGCGCCTCGAGACCGACTTCCGCGCGGCGCTCGCCGAGGCCGACGCGACGCTGCCGTCCGGCGCCGACGCGGCGCAGCGCATCCACGCCCGCAAAGAGGCGATGAGCGTCGCCTACCTGCGCCTGCTCGGCGAGCGCGGGTTGCACCTGACGATGCTGCAGGCGTTCCTGCGCGGCGGAGACCCCGTGATCGGGCCCGTCGCGCGAGCGTCGTTCGGCCGCATCTGGCGCTTCATCCGCGAGGAGGCGGGCTTCGACGCCGAGTTCGGCAAGGAGTTCCTCTCCTACGGCATGCTGCTCAACACCCTGATCGGGCTGCGGATGCTCGACAGCGACGGCAGCGGACCCGCCGACGAGCTGCTCGCGATGTGCTTCCCCGACCTCGACGCCGTCGCCGGCGTCGTGCCGCGCGCCGACGAGCGCTGGTAG